A single window of Aspergillus oryzae RIB40 DNA, chromosome 8 DNA harbors:
- a CDS encoding uncharacterized protein (predicted protein) has protein sequence MFSTAASPSTIIQQLEKVVENPELYRSHRHEIISLANRVEVELQSPFALFQGIVHAAMPIVAVHVCQQHRILHMMQENAEKGQPATSTAALAEDTGINEHKLEAVLEFMAARHLVDHISYKEFAPNKLTRLLLTPLFMDGVLLYLPFLLLSAH, from the exons ATGTTCTCCACTGCAGCCTCTCCAAGTACGATCATTCAACAGCTCGAGAAGGTGGTGGAAAATCCAGAACTGTACAGGAGCCATCGCCACGAGATTATTTCCCTTGCAAATCGCGTTGAAGTCGAGCTGCAGAGTCCCTTCGCACTTTTCCAAGGTATAGTGCACGCG GCAATGCCTATAGTAGCGGTACATGTATGCCAGCAACACAGGATCCTTCATATGATGCAGGAAAACGCCGAAAAGGGACAACCAGCGACGAGTACGGCAGCATTGGCTGAAGATACAGGCATCAATGAGCATAAATTAGAGGCAGTGCTGGAATTCATGGCAGCTAGGCATCTTGTGGATCACATTTCTTACAAAGAGTTCGCTCCCAATAAGCTAACTCGTCTGCTTCTTACACCTCTTTTCATGGACGGTGTCCTATTGTA TCTTCCTTTCTTACTTCTCTCAGCACACTGA
- a CDS encoding SDR family oxidoreductase (predicted protein), which produces MPSAIVTGATGITGSAIVYHLCKDSFYDKVYSLSRSNPGYQDSKIQHEALDLQTSADDMAKTLAGISAEYIYFCAYLERDDPAESSRVNGVMLSNFIQALETTGAIKNLKRFVLTCGFKHYGVHLGNCKQPLLEDDPILDGNKGGISWPPIFYYDQQRILAEAASRGQWEWIVTLPEDVLGYARGNFMNEATALGLYCAVSKVLPGSELPFPGCKANYFAFNCWTSANLHAKFCLWAATAKNAGNNIFNVMNGDTESFQNLWPRLAARFGCKIPNPMFPNGGVPDTKGFKDFESTTVRMPNKHPLTVHGVDIGVSLHPEKQETPTLFLQVDPEKWAKRRDVNEAWAKLRDTYKLDQVAWDKATWDFLTFVLGRDWSCVGSMSKARKLGWTGYADTWDELEETFEILEKEGILPPVEQLKRDF; this is translated from the exons ATGCCTTCGGCTATCGTTACTGGTGCTACGG GCATAACAGGTAGCGCCATTGTTTACCATCTGTGTAAAGATTCTTTCTATGACAAGGTTTACTCGCTTTCCCGGAGTAATCCGGGGTACCAGGATTCCAAAATCCAACATGAAGCCCTCGACCTCCAAACCAGTGCAGATGATATGGCGAAGACTCTTGCCGGCATCTCCGCCGAGTATATCTACTTCTGCGCATACCTGGAACGGGATGACCCTGCGGAATCATCTCGCGTCAATGGTGTTATGCTTTCGAACTTTATCCAAGCACTGGAGACTACTGGGGCAATCAAGAACCTGAAGCGCTTCGTCCTCACTTGTGGATTTAAGCATTACGGTGTGCATCTCGGTAACTGTAAACAGCCGCttcttgaagatgacccCATCCTGGATGGTAACAAAGGCGGGATTTCCTGGCCCCCTATCTTTTACTACGACCAGCAGCGCATTCTTGCCGAGGCCGCTAGTCGCGGTCAGTGGGAATGGATCGTCACACTTCCGGAAGACGTCCTAGGATATGCACGAGGGAACTTCATGAATGAAGCTACTGCTCTAGGTTTATACTGTGCTGTCAGCAAAGTTCTTCCTGGCTCAGAACTGCCGTTCCCCGGATGCAAAGCCAACTACTTTGCTTTCAACTGCTGGACTTCGGCCAATTTACATGCCAAATTCTGTCTGTGGGCTGCGACCGCAAAGAATGCGGGTAATAACATCTTCAATGTGATGAATGGGGATACGGAATCTTTTCAAAATCTCTGGCCTCGCCTTGCGGCTCGCTTCGGCTGCAAAATCCCCAATCCTATGTTCCCTAATGGTGGCGTCCCGGACACGAAAGGCTTCAAGGATTTTGAGTCCACTACAGTTCGGATGCCAAATAAGCATCCGCTGACTGTCCATGGGGTAGACATTGGTGTATCTCTCCACccagagaaacaagaaactCCAACTTTATTCCTCCAGGTCGATCCGGAAAAATGGGCGAAACGGCGCGATGTCAATGAAGCATGGGCCAAGTTACGAGATACTTACAAACTTGACCAAGTAGCGTGGGACAAGGCTACATGGGATTTCTTAACATTTGTCTTGGGCAGAGACTGGAGCTGCGTCGGTAGTATGAGTAAGGCAAGAAAGTTAGGCTGGACAGGTTATGCCGATACCTGGgatgagttggaggagaCATTCGAGATtctggaaaaggaaggaatCTTGCCACCTGTGGAACAACTGAAAAGAGATTTCTAA
- a CDS encoding uncharacterized protein (predicted protein), translated as MPPSPCLIGLWQLNSHSAQDQYIALINASEPVKPAVLNSIFDKLPPIKPNQLIGEWNGGFFDTGHQVASTLKEIRWVGKSFKSTDDVDPVIIERMGSESVGASGGLHLGHGGKDTWQRLFLLSETIESCGWRFYKKS; from the exons atgcctccttctccttgcctaATTGGACTATGGCAACTAAATTCTCATAGTGCACAGGATCAGTACATTGCTTTGATCAATGCTTCAGAACCGGTGAAGCCCGCTGTGCTCAATTCCATATTCGACAAGCTCCCTCCTATCAAACCGAACCAATTAATTGGTGAATGGAATGGAGGGTTCTTCGACACTGGCCATCAGGTTGCAAGCACCCTGAAAGAGATACGGTGGGTGGGCAAGTCATTCAAGTCCACCGACGATGTGGATCCAGTGATCATTGAAAGAATGGGGAGCGAATCAGTTGGGGCAAGTGGGGGTTTGCATCT GGGTCATGGAGGGAAAGACACTTGGCAaagactttttcttctatctgAAACGATAGAGTCCTGTGGATGGCGATTCTACAAGAAATCCTAG